In one window of Epinephelus fuscoguttatus linkage group LG20, E.fuscoguttatus.final_Chr_v1 DNA:
- the eif3c gene encoding eukaryotic translation initiation factor 3 subunit C isoform X2 → MSRFFATGSDSESEESSSADEITPKAPGATFKQSLLLSDDEEDTKRVVRSAKDKRFEELTNLIKTIRNAMKIRDMAKCLEEFEQLCRAFLKSKTIVDKEGVPPFYIRLLADLEDYLNQLWEDKEGKKKMNKNNAKALSTLRQKIRKYNRDYETEIAAYKENPQESADEEEEKEAEESASSSDSEGEAGDDGVSAKAFLKKKPEAPPEASKFLKSAKGSGDESSSSSDDDDDEDWGSDSVDSGSESSDEGEGKSASLAVVFLKKTQGAEKSSEKKLGKKKKPKKKERLEEEAEEEGGEEVEGGWEKVKGGAPMVKEKPKMFAKGTEINVPVVVKKLNEILQARGKKGTDRAAQIELLHALANIASENNLGQGIMVKIKFNIIASLYDYNPNLAAFMKPDMWKKCLDCIDELLDILFENNNIFIGENIAEDSESLVASDQPFRVRGCILTLVERMDEEFTKIMQNTDPHSQEYVDNLKDEGHVCGIIDRLLEYMENKGSTEEICRIYLRRIMHTYYKFDYKAHRRSLGLQGESKSEQDQEESEGEDSAVIMDRLCKFIYAKDRTDRIRTCAILCHIYHHALHSRWYQARDLMLMSHLQDNIQHADPPVQILYNRTMVQLGICAFRQGMIKDAHNALLDIQSSGRAKELLGQGLLMRNMQERNAEQEKIEKRRQVPFHMHINLELLECVYLVSAMLLEIPYMAAHEFDARRRMISKQFHHQLRVGERQPLLGPPESMREHVVAASKAMKMGDWRTCHSFIINEKMNSKVWDLFPETQRVREMLVRKIQEESLRTYLFTYSSVYDSISMGTLSEMFELEIATVHSIISKMIINEELMASLDQPTQTVVMHRTEPTSLQNMALQLAEKLGSLVENNERVFDLKQGVYGGYFNRDQKGGYQQNKGGYQRGGYRNQNHQNNY, encoded by the exons ATGTCTCGTTTCTTTGCCACCGGGTCTGACAGCGAGTCAGAGGAGTCCTCATCCGCTGATGAGATCACCCCTAAAGCACCCGGAGCAACTTTCAAGCA GTCGTTGCTTCtcagtgatgatgaggaggacaCTAAGAGAGTGGTGCGCAGCGCCAAAGACAAAAG GTTTGAGGAGTTGACCAACCTCATCAAGACCATCCGCAATGCTATGAAAATTCGTGACATGGCCAAATGTTTGGAGGAGTTTGAGCAGTTATGTCGAGCCTTCCTCAAAAGCAAGACTATAGTGGACAAAGAGGGTGTCCCCCCTTTCTATATCCGTCTTTTGGCCGACCTGGAGGACTACCTGAACCAG CTTTGGGAGGACAAAGAGGGCAAGAAGAAGATGAACAAAAACAACGCAAAAGCCCTCAGTACGCTGCGTCAGAAGATCCGCAAATACAACAGAGATTATGAAACAGAAATCGCTGCATACAAGGAG AACCCACAAGAATCTgcggatgaagaggaggagaaggaggcagaggaatCTG CCTCATCTTCTGATAGCGAGGGAGAGGCGGGTGACGATGGAGTGTCTGCCAAGGCCTTCTTAAAGAAAAAGCCAGAGGCTCCCCCAGAGGCCAGCAAGTTCCTCAAGTCTGCCAAAGGATCTGGG GATGAATCGTCCTCTAGTAGTGATGACGACGATGATGAAGACTGGGGCTCAGACTCTGTGGACAGTGGCAGTGAGAGCTCagatgagggagagggaaagagtGCCTCCCTGGCTGTGGTCTTCCTCAAAAA GACCCAGGGAGCTGAAAAATCCAGCGAAAAGAAGcttggaaagaagaagaagcccaAGAAGAAAGAGCGGCTagaggaggaggctgaggaggagggaggagaggaggttgAGGGAGGCTGGGAGAAGGTGAAGGGAGGTGCCCCGATGGTCAAG GAAAAGCCCAAGATGTTTGCCAAAGGCACAGAGATCAACGTACCAGTGGTGGTGAAGAAACTGAATGAGATTCTGCAAGCAAGAGGCAAAAAGGGCACTGACAG AGCTGCCCAGATTGAACTGCTTCATGCTCTGGCAAACATCGCTTCTGAGAATAACCTGGGCCAAGGCATTATGGTCAAGATTAAGTTCAACATCATTGCCTCCCTGTATGACTACAACCCCAACCTGGCAGCCTTCATGAAG cCTGATATGTGGAAGAAGTGCCTGGACTGTATCGACGAGCTGCTGGACATCCTctttgaaaacaacaacatcttCATCGGGGAGAACATCGCAGAGGACAGTGAGAGTCTGGTCGCTTCAGACCAG CCATTCAGGGTGCGTGGATGCATCTTAACGCTTGTGGAGAGGATGGATGAAGAGTTTACCAAAATCATGCAAAACACTGACCCCCACTCACAAG AATATGTTGACAATCTGAAAGACGAGGGCCACGTTTGTGGCATCATCGACAGGCTCCTCGAATACATGGAGAACAAGGGCAGCACGGAGGAGATTTGCCGCATCTACCTTCGCAGAATCATGCACACCTACTACAAGTTTGACTACAAGGCTCACCGGCGCAGCCTGGGCCTGCAGGGAGAGTCCAAG TCTGAGCAGGACCAGGAGGAGAGCGAGGGGGAGGACAGTGCCGTGATCATGGACCGTCTCTGCAAGTTCATTTACGCCAAGGATCGCACCGACCGTATCCGTACCTGCGCCATCCTTTGTCACATCTACCACCACGCTCTGCATTCACGCTGGTACCAGGCTCGCGACCTGATGCTGATGAGCCACCTGCAGGACAACATCCAGCATGCTGACCCCCCTGTACAG ATCCTGTACAACAGAACCATGGTCCAGCTTGGCATTTGCGCATTCAGGCAGGGCATGATTAAAGATGCCCACAACGCCCTATTGGACATCCAGTCCTCTGGCCGTGCCAAGGAGCTCCTGGGTCAGGGACTGCTCATGAGGAACATGCAGGAGAGGAATGCAGAGCAGGAGAAGATTGAAAAGAGGAGACAA GTGCCATTCCACATGCACATCAACCTGGAGCTGCTGGAGTGTGTGTACCTGGTGTCCGCCATGCTGCTGGAAATCCCCTACATGGCCGCCCACGAGTTTGATGCCCGCCGCAGGATGATCAGCAAGCAGTTCCATCACCAGCTCAGAGTGGGAGAGAGACAGCCACTGCTGG GACCCCCAGAGAGCATGAGGGAGCACGTGGTGGCAGCCAGCAAGGCCATGAAGATGGGAGACTGGCGTACCTGCCACTCATTCATCATCAATGAGAAGATGAACAGTAAGGTCTGGGACCTGTTTCCTGAGACGCAGCGAGTACGAGAGATGCTCGTCAG GAAGATCCAAGAGGAGTCACTGAGGACTTATCTGTTCACGTACAGCAGTGTTTATGACTCCATCAG CATGGGGACACTATCTGAGATGTTTGAGTTGGAGATAGCCACAGTTCACAGCATCATCAGCAAGATGATCATCAACGAGGAGCTGATG GCGTCGCTCGACCAGCCCACACAGACGGTGGTGATGCACCGCACAGAGCCCACCTCCCTGCAGAACATGGCGCTGCAGCTGGCTGAGAAACTGGGCAGCTTGGTGGAGAATAACGAGCGCGTCTTCGACCTCAAACAAGGCGTCTACGGAGGCTACTTCAACAGAG ATCAGAAAGGTGGTTACCAGCAGAATAAGGGAGGCTACCAGCGAGGCGGCTACAGAAATCAGAACCACCAAAACAATTACTGA
- the eif3c gene encoding eukaryotic translation initiation factor 3 subunit C isoform X1 translates to MSRFFATGSDSESEESSSADEITPKAPGATFKQSLLLSDDEEDTKRVVRSAKDKRFEELTNLIKTIRNAMKIRDMAKCLEEFEQLCRAFLKSKTIVDKEGVPPFYIRLLADLEDYLNQLWEDKEGKKKMNKNNAKALSTLRQKIRKYNRDYETEIAAYKENPQESADEEEEKEAEESASSSDSEGEAGDDGVSAKAFLKKKPEAPPEASKFLKSAKGSGDESSSSSDDDDDEDWGSDSVDSGSESSDEGEGKSASLAVVFLKKTQGAEKSSEKKLGKKKKPKKKERLEEEAEEEGGEEVEGGWEKVKGGAPMVKEKPKMFAKGTEINVPVVVKKLNEILQARGKKGTDRAAQIELLHALANIASENNLGQGIMVKIKFNIIASLYDYNPNLAAFMKPDMWKKCLDCIDELLDILFENNNIFIGENIAEDSESLVASDQPFRVRGCILTLVERMDEEFTKIMQNTDPHSQEYVDNLKDEGHVCGIIDRLLEYMENKGSTEEICRIYLRRIMHTYYKFDYKAHRRSLGLQGESKSEQDQEESEGEDSAVIMDRLCKFIYAKDRTDRIRTCAILCHIYHHALHSRWYQARDLMLMSHLQDNIQHADPPVQILYNRTMVQLGICAFRQGMIKDAHNALLDIQSSGRAKELLGQGLLMRNMQERNAEQEKIEKRRQVPFHMHINLELLECVYLVSAMLLEIPYMAAHEFDARRRMISKQFHHQLRVGERQPLLGPPESMREHVVAASKAMKMGDWRTCHSFIINEKMNSKVWDLFPETQRVREMLVRKIQEESLRTYLFTYSSVYDSISMGTLSEMFELEIATVHSIISKMIINEELMASLDQPTQTVVMHRTEPTSLQNMALQLAEKLGSLVENNERVFDLKQGVYGGYFNRDQKGGYQQNKSYNRDQKGGYQQNKGGYQRGGYRNQNHQNNY, encoded by the exons ATGTCTCGTTTCTTTGCCACCGGGTCTGACAGCGAGTCAGAGGAGTCCTCATCCGCTGATGAGATCACCCCTAAAGCACCCGGAGCAACTTTCAAGCA GTCGTTGCTTCtcagtgatgatgaggaggacaCTAAGAGAGTGGTGCGCAGCGCCAAAGACAAAAG GTTTGAGGAGTTGACCAACCTCATCAAGACCATCCGCAATGCTATGAAAATTCGTGACATGGCCAAATGTTTGGAGGAGTTTGAGCAGTTATGTCGAGCCTTCCTCAAAAGCAAGACTATAGTGGACAAAGAGGGTGTCCCCCCTTTCTATATCCGTCTTTTGGCCGACCTGGAGGACTACCTGAACCAG CTTTGGGAGGACAAAGAGGGCAAGAAGAAGATGAACAAAAACAACGCAAAAGCCCTCAGTACGCTGCGTCAGAAGATCCGCAAATACAACAGAGATTATGAAACAGAAATCGCTGCATACAAGGAG AACCCACAAGAATCTgcggatgaagaggaggagaaggaggcagaggaatCTG CCTCATCTTCTGATAGCGAGGGAGAGGCGGGTGACGATGGAGTGTCTGCCAAGGCCTTCTTAAAGAAAAAGCCAGAGGCTCCCCCAGAGGCCAGCAAGTTCCTCAAGTCTGCCAAAGGATCTGGG GATGAATCGTCCTCTAGTAGTGATGACGACGATGATGAAGACTGGGGCTCAGACTCTGTGGACAGTGGCAGTGAGAGCTCagatgagggagagggaaagagtGCCTCCCTGGCTGTGGTCTTCCTCAAAAA GACCCAGGGAGCTGAAAAATCCAGCGAAAAGAAGcttggaaagaagaagaagcccaAGAAGAAAGAGCGGCTagaggaggaggctgaggaggagggaggagaggaggttgAGGGAGGCTGGGAGAAGGTGAAGGGAGGTGCCCCGATGGTCAAG GAAAAGCCCAAGATGTTTGCCAAAGGCACAGAGATCAACGTACCAGTGGTGGTGAAGAAACTGAATGAGATTCTGCAAGCAAGAGGCAAAAAGGGCACTGACAG AGCTGCCCAGATTGAACTGCTTCATGCTCTGGCAAACATCGCTTCTGAGAATAACCTGGGCCAAGGCATTATGGTCAAGATTAAGTTCAACATCATTGCCTCCCTGTATGACTACAACCCCAACCTGGCAGCCTTCATGAAG cCTGATATGTGGAAGAAGTGCCTGGACTGTATCGACGAGCTGCTGGACATCCTctttgaaaacaacaacatcttCATCGGGGAGAACATCGCAGAGGACAGTGAGAGTCTGGTCGCTTCAGACCAG CCATTCAGGGTGCGTGGATGCATCTTAACGCTTGTGGAGAGGATGGATGAAGAGTTTACCAAAATCATGCAAAACACTGACCCCCACTCACAAG AATATGTTGACAATCTGAAAGACGAGGGCCACGTTTGTGGCATCATCGACAGGCTCCTCGAATACATGGAGAACAAGGGCAGCACGGAGGAGATTTGCCGCATCTACCTTCGCAGAATCATGCACACCTACTACAAGTTTGACTACAAGGCTCACCGGCGCAGCCTGGGCCTGCAGGGAGAGTCCAAG TCTGAGCAGGACCAGGAGGAGAGCGAGGGGGAGGACAGTGCCGTGATCATGGACCGTCTCTGCAAGTTCATTTACGCCAAGGATCGCACCGACCGTATCCGTACCTGCGCCATCCTTTGTCACATCTACCACCACGCTCTGCATTCACGCTGGTACCAGGCTCGCGACCTGATGCTGATGAGCCACCTGCAGGACAACATCCAGCATGCTGACCCCCCTGTACAG ATCCTGTACAACAGAACCATGGTCCAGCTTGGCATTTGCGCATTCAGGCAGGGCATGATTAAAGATGCCCACAACGCCCTATTGGACATCCAGTCCTCTGGCCGTGCCAAGGAGCTCCTGGGTCAGGGACTGCTCATGAGGAACATGCAGGAGAGGAATGCAGAGCAGGAGAAGATTGAAAAGAGGAGACAA GTGCCATTCCACATGCACATCAACCTGGAGCTGCTGGAGTGTGTGTACCTGGTGTCCGCCATGCTGCTGGAAATCCCCTACATGGCCGCCCACGAGTTTGATGCCCGCCGCAGGATGATCAGCAAGCAGTTCCATCACCAGCTCAGAGTGGGAGAGAGACAGCCACTGCTGG GACCCCCAGAGAGCATGAGGGAGCACGTGGTGGCAGCCAGCAAGGCCATGAAGATGGGAGACTGGCGTACCTGCCACTCATTCATCATCAATGAGAAGATGAACAGTAAGGTCTGGGACCTGTTTCCTGAGACGCAGCGAGTACGAGAGATGCTCGTCAG GAAGATCCAAGAGGAGTCACTGAGGACTTATCTGTTCACGTACAGCAGTGTTTATGACTCCATCAG CATGGGGACACTATCTGAGATGTTTGAGTTGGAGATAGCCACAGTTCACAGCATCATCAGCAAGATGATCATCAACGAGGAGCTGATG GCGTCGCTCGACCAGCCCACACAGACGGTGGTGATGCACCGCACAGAGCCCACCTCCCTGCAGAACATGGCGCTGCAGCTGGCTGAGAAACTGGGCAGCTTGGTGGAGAATAACGAGCGCGTCTTCGACCTCAAACAAGGCGTCTACGGAGGCTACTTCAACAGAG ATCAGAAAGGTGGCTACCAACAGAACAAATCTTACAACAGAG ATCAGAAAGGTGGTTACCAGCAGAATAAGGGAGGCTACCAGCGAGGCGGCTACAGAAATCAGAACCACCAAAACAATTACTGA